In one Parageobacillus genomosp. 1 genomic region, the following are encoded:
- the tyrS gene encoding tyrosine--tRNA ligase produces the protein MDLLQELEWRGLINQVTDEEGLRQLLNEEKVTLYCGFDPTADSLHIGSLLPILTLRRFQLAGHRPIALVGGATGLIGDPSGKKSERTLNPKETVQQWSNRIKEQLSRFLDFEAQDNPAKIANNYDWIGSLDVITFLRDVGKNFGLNYMLAKESVQSRIETGISFTEFSYMILQAFDFLKLYQTENCRLQIGGSDQWGNITAGLELIRKTEGEAKAFGLTIPLVTKADGTKFGKTESGTIWLDKEKTSPYEFYQFWINTDDRDVIKYLKYFTFLSKEEIEELEKQLQEAPEQRAAQKALAEEMTKLVHGEDALKQAIRISEALFSGSVSELTAEEIEQGFKDVPSFEYEGEEVPLVELLVMAKIVPSKRQAREDIANGAIYVNGERVQDINAVITKENRIEGRFTIIRRGKKKYYLIRYN, from the coding sequence ATGGATTTACTGCAAGAGCTTGAGTGGCGCGGACTTATTAACCAAGTTACCGATGAGGAAGGGCTGCGCCAGCTGTTAAATGAGGAAAAAGTAACCTTATATTGTGGATTTGATCCAACGGCGGACAGTTTGCACATCGGGAGTTTATTACCGATTTTGACGCTGCGTCGCTTCCAGCTGGCGGGGCATCGGCCGATCGCGCTAGTAGGCGGAGCGACGGGATTAATCGGCGATCCGAGTGGAAAAAAAAGCGAACGCACTTTAAATCCAAAAGAAACGGTGCAACAGTGGAGCAATCGGATTAAAGAACAATTGTCAAGATTTTTAGATTTTGAAGCGCAAGACAATCCGGCGAAAATCGCCAACAACTATGACTGGATTGGCTCACTCGATGTGATTACTTTTTTGCGCGATGTTGGAAAGAACTTCGGGCTAAACTACATGCTGGCGAAAGAATCGGTGCAATCGCGCATCGAAACAGGCATTTCGTTCACCGAATTTAGCTATATGATTTTACAAGCTTTTGATTTTCTCAAATTATACCAAACGGAAAATTGTCGCTTGCAAATCGGCGGCAGCGACCAATGGGGAAATATTACGGCGGGATTGGAATTGATTCGCAAAACAGAAGGAGAAGCAAAAGCGTTCGGATTGACGATTCCGCTCGTGACGAAAGCCGACGGGACGAAATTTGGAAAAACGGAGAGCGGAACGATTTGGCTCGATAAAGAAAAAACATCCCCGTATGAGTTTTACCAATTTTGGATTAACACCGATGACCGCGATGTCATTAAATACTTAAAATACTTTACGTTCTTGTCGAAAGAAGAAATTGAAGAGTTAGAAAAACAATTGCAGGAAGCTCCAGAACAGCGGGCGGCGCAAAAAGCGTTGGCGGAAGAAATGACAAAACTAGTTCATGGCGAAGACGCCTTGAAGCAAGCGATTCGTATTTCGGAGGCGCTCTTTAGCGGCAGTGTGTCTGAATTGACCGCGGAGGAAATTGAACAAGGGTTTAAAGACGTCCCTTCTTTTGAATATGAAGGAGAGGAAGTTCCGCTAGTGGAACTCCTTGTCATGGCGAAAATCGTGCCATCGAAACGGCAGGCTCGGGAAGACATTGCCAATGGTGCGATTTATGTCAATGGCGAACGCGTGCAAGACATCAACGCTGTCATCACCAAAGAAAACCGCATCGAAGGGCGCTTTACGATCATCCGCCGCGGAAAGAAAAAGTATTATTTAATCCGCTACAATTAA
- a CDS encoding sensor domain-containing diguanylate cyclase, translated as MKLEEERVYEAFKQKFFHWFLSYEGYDNFSNVMKELLLLLKRELMAEQVSFFMFDPLSKTFYPEAMTELETNRSPFVPSDLPVDIAAVADDEQRAIQICRDGEYTTARIFLHLSEETIGMLQFMYPRHLTIGEQLLKKIREDFSVLFQKLRIISQGLSDEKRYEQLHRFAAKIHSSMQIDDVLEEIVNTLKQVYPSFTYHLLLSHDNQHCGYLPIKTLVFDESAENMAALQAFLTGRIQLEDSISLRRSILYAPIKGVQGVYGVIQIIAPYIMKFPRREINFISLLANTAGSALENAKLYEQSRRLVADLQLINESMRQLNTNLRLQDAIEFMVKQIKQSFCADEVGFFLFEEKKRRLLPGSTPFFQSRQAKKYVEFVDKKLKTGRDIVFVGDADIQASPAVPVYRSLMAVPMLQNGETKGICIVLHHKPYHFTFEMFKLLQSLIQHSTLAFTNAILREELERLVVTDYLTKLYTRRYLDEQLQKSMCHDAFGTFILVDIDNFKQINDTYGHQAGDKVLVQVANIIRANIRVSDIGARWGGEELAVYLPKVSLAAGISVAHRLAEKVRTETHPPVTISCGISYWKKNRLEEANDLFKRADEALYMAKRTGKNCIFVKDYVHQYKV; from the coding sequence ATGAAACTGGAAGAAGAGAGAGTATATGAGGCCTTTAAGCAAAAATTTTTTCATTGGTTTTTATCGTATGAGGGTTATGATAATTTTTCCAACGTGATGAAAGAGTTGCTGTTGTTGCTGAAACGGGAGCTTATGGCGGAGCAAGTCTCTTTTTTTATGTTTGATCCTTTAAGCAAAACATTTTATCCGGAAGCAATGACAGAGCTGGAAACAAACCGCTCTCCTTTCGTTCCCTCTGACTTGCCGGTTGATATAGCGGCGGTCGCCGATGATGAACAACGAGCGATTCAAATTTGTCGGGATGGAGAATATACCACCGCGCGCATTTTTCTTCACCTTTCGGAAGAAACAATCGGAATGTTGCAATTTATGTATCCTCGCCACTTAACGATAGGTGAGCAACTGTTAAAGAAAATCAGGGAAGATTTTTCTGTGCTGTTCCAAAAACTTCGCATCATCTCCCAAGGACTTAGTGATGAAAAGCGCTATGAACAGCTGCATCGATTTGCGGCAAAAATTCATTCTTCGATGCAAATTGATGACGTATTAGAAGAAATTGTTAATACGCTTAAACAAGTATATCCATCATTTACATACCATTTGCTTTTGTCGCACGATAATCAGCACTGCGGTTATTTGCCGATCAAAACGCTTGTATTTGATGAAAGCGCGGAAAATATGGCGGCATTGCAAGCATTTTTGACAGGGAGAATTCAGCTTGAAGACTCTATTTCGTTGCGTCGTTCCATTTTATATGCACCAATTAAAGGGGTGCAAGGTGTTTACGGTGTAATTCAAATTATTGCTCCTTATATTATGAAATTTCCGAGAAGAGAAATTAATTTTATTTCGTTGTTGGCGAATACAGCCGGGAGCGCTCTCGAAAATGCCAAGCTGTATGAACAGTCACGCCGTCTTGTTGCGGATTTGCAACTGATTAACGAATCGATGCGCCAGCTTAATACCAATTTGCGTCTGCAAGATGCAATTGAATTTATGGTAAAGCAAATTAAGCAATCTTTTTGCGCCGATGAAGTCGGTTTTTTCTTATTTGAGGAAAAAAAGCGGAGACTGCTGCCTGGAAGCACTCCATTTTTCCAATCCCGGCAAGCGAAAAAGTATGTGGAATTTGTCGATAAGAAACTGAAAACGGGAAGGGATATTGTTTTTGTTGGGGATGCGGACATTCAAGCTTCTCCCGCTGTTCCTGTTTATCGCTCTTTAATGGCTGTTCCGATGTTGCAAAATGGGGAGACGAAAGGGATTTGTATTGTGTTGCATCATAAACCGTACCATTTTACATTTGAGATGTTTAAATTGTTGCAGTCCCTTATCCAACATTCTACCCTTGCATTTACCAATGCGATCTTAAGAGAAGAGCTAGAAAGGCTGGTGGTCACCGATTATTTGACGAAGTTATATACACGGCGGTACTTGGATGAACAACTTCAAAAATCGATGTGCCATGATGCATTTGGGACGTTTATTTTAGTGGATATTGACAATTTTAAACAAATTAATGACACATACGGGCATCAGGCAGGCGATAAGGTGCTCGTGCAAGTGGCGAATATTATTCGTGCTAATATTCGCGTTAGTGACATCGGCGCCCGCTGGGGCGGGGAGGAGCTTGCCGTTTATTTGCCGAAAGTGTCATTGGCTGCCGGCATTTCCGTCGCCCATCGTCTTGCTGAAAAGGTAAGGACGGAGACCCATCCTCCCGTAACGATTTCGTGCGGTATTTCTTATTGGAAAAAAAATCGTCTGGAAGAAGCAAACGATTTATTTAAACGAGCGGATGAGGCGCTTTATATGGCGAAAAGGACAGGAAAAAACTGCATTTTTGTCAAGGATTACGTGCATCAATATAAAGTGTAG
- the rpsD gene encoding 30S ribosomal protein S4, producing MARYTGPTWKISRRLGISLSGTGKELQKRPYPPGQHGPGQRRKLSEYGLQLQEKQKLRHMYGVNERQFRKTFEEAGKMPGKHGENFMILLESRLDNLVYRLGFARTRRQARQLVTHGHILVDGNRVNIPSYRVKPGQTIAVREKSRNLQVIKEALELNNFVPDYLTLDADKLEGTYSRLPERSELPAEINEALIVEFYSR from the coding sequence ATGGCTCGTTATACAGGTCCAACGTGGAAAATTTCCCGCCGTCTTGGAATCTCGTTAAGCGGCACAGGTAAAGAGTTGCAAAAACGTCCTTATCCGCCAGGTCAACATGGCCCAGGTCAACGCAGAAAGCTTTCTGAATATGGTCTGCAATTGCAAGAAAAGCAAAAACTTCGTCATATGTATGGCGTAAACGAACGCCAATTCCGTAAAACGTTTGAGGAAGCTGGCAAAATGCCTGGTAAACACGGGGAAAACTTTATGATTCTTTTAGAATCACGTTTAGACAACCTTGTTTACCGCTTAGGCTTTGCGCGTACTCGCCGCCAAGCTCGTCAGCTTGTAACGCACGGTCATATTTTAGTTGACGGAAACCGTGTAAACATTCCATCTTATCGCGTGAAACCTGGCCAAACGATTGCGGTCCGCGAAAAATCGCGCAACCTGCAAGTTATTAAAGAAGCATTAGAATTAAACAACTTCGTACCAGATTATTTAACATTGGATGCTGACAAACTAGAAGGCACATATTCTCGTTTACCTGAGCGTTCCGAATTGCCGGCGGAAATTAACGAAGCATTGATCGTTGAGTTCTACTCTCGTTAA